In the Colletotrichum lupini chromosome 1, complete sequence genome, one interval contains:
- a CDS encoding BRO1-like domain-containing protein produces the protein MAGYPCTPNLIPINHPTRVPTSSPKCVGSSIQGPGRTNQTWPACFFFLYPFLHISLFPSKYPRGSRTWFIHMPPALFPSSITLPFQFPHPLTAYPGNFPPSPVHHSTPYRSLLFFAAIHEYVFEPGLPFTSAHYSYAFASPTQHYLSAKTLFSFFQTSSTSSSLISHPSPTTPFLLLRLSSSRRNLDRQSRQRFRSRSRPHISLVIVVVNVFPITCRSYDRVTRSATITALLVTIFTTSSELLLPPLFSLHHPEYSLVGFSWLLSPAIVYTSPSPASQGRHPLTTVKLDEKQLEVFIRTMGAKLPNPHRVCSMRNPLTRTLLFAVVVLIVMALTLRNDAIDVRGRIMKTGAGVKSSITHQQPLDPVKSHGSSSLSEKIPAEPAPSSSHVMNCDINTDHIKTLKDKYGLSEKIHYFKRYVRFSRKPIQRKGYTVLDQEFLPKKFKTVDITKSYAPEECHEPLDVPVTQSSYPSTVNASDFMFAVSTTYKRFNDPKTSPIKEWAHWLTDSNGKSNGGKLLLLLLDASDAELKDASDRLKRVGIDADVAHSDPSMEMAVRYLTLVPYLYNHPERKTRKWLVTCDDDTFFPSMHGLIDKFATFDHLDPLYIGTLSEDVNAIHRHGSQAFGGAGVFLSVPLAAAINQLYESCKTETKIKEANSGWGPQGDILLRKCIYENTEVRLTNIWELWQLDLYGDPAGFYESGIKPLSLHHYKGGGWHYAMPLQSAKVGHACGEDCAYQRFITADDFIIANGFSVAHYPQGIDFNLDQMERTFTPAPDDIGWNLDYMFGPQRRSLHKTGRKIAWELQEAHVQEDGSVLQVYTRRKDDERWVEEDGEPMSKIDGVIELGDSGIAKKLKDGSKPIRSSFHAFVQPRTPRPVRNSCPSAEMARARFDSDGSKKVNLADKERQVALPRAPTYNYDNTPGQDHNYNPLTVIPSLKHNNTLLRFDSHLDFGIQLALSFGMDCVDGSRNRHIDLSTTWYGLILVQGKANIGAYVEFQNSHAPPPPEAGSRHNALVPRQPRGSTTTSPKPREALFHHGDVSIAFIHPSVSPNFLVMASISNILSLPFRKSTQLSLSSTIRQYINTKYDQHPDMFRQDLEVIDALRRDAVNVREPHPSGVKKLQAYAGQLVWIGGKFPIDIGAEFTWYPALGYNTERPMVRNNLKYELMNILYNLASLYSQLAVAQSRSGTEGLKTAAGHFASASGVLEHMLKEVLPELRMSDPPEDMDANTLESLSQLLLAQSQECFWQKAVMDGYKDAIIARLAARVSDLYNSAGEAAMKSEAISSAWIHHMSAKHHHFAGAAQYRAACDCLEKRKYGEEVARLQDAVSCVNEGLKESRGGYLNKAVLEDLNGLKRKVEEDLKRAEKDNDVIYLQPVPPKSELKILDRANMAVARVPPQIANPFDYLGDQAEFGPALFTKLVPFSVHAAITIYEQLRDRIVNENIIGQMETQTEKLHAMLSSINLPGSLQALEKPLGLPHSLVHHAEEIRQADAIGRIQRAFSDIDKLRTADIAIFNEGKAILAAEEEEDNRMRRKYGTDRWSRPESRSDPQGGQFWAQVAEIEGYFASSTSSDAVVREKYKEVQDLLEMLSGSDRAIMDYVPSSRRMDIPEHLKPVIGRLRGAYNDVLRLESKRRKKAEVLREKARTDDIKPDILKEAARLERTYPTTAIVPAHFEDFFEKRLDKLYDSEIEAVAKEEDEQERLMTEVQRVNREFESQKKNMSSGSRERELALQKLDNAYYKYKEIVNNVDVGRKFYNDLSKVVGQNFRDPVKAWAAERRMDAKSLEEEVSMPPLNSLNLNRSPVHSPTGSNYDPRPQSYFSASVVPGTTAQQQQPPSRHEVHSPAEAHIQSWAGSTVEPQHPRPAAGMSSMWQPDMGIKFGAQPGAPAPPGGSTQGQGPASQPPQGGTWNPSSGIKFG, from the exons ATGGCAGGCTACCCCTGTACGCCCAATTTAATTCCAATCAACCATCCCACCCGCGTTCCCACGTCTTCTCCCAAGTGTGTCGGTTCATCAATCCAAGGCCCCGGCCGCACCAACCAAACCTGGCCCGCCTGCTTCTTCTTTCTCTATCCGTTCCTACACA TCTCTCTCTTCCCCTCCAAGTACCCTCGAGGATCGCGCACTTGGTTCATCCACATGCCCCCTGCTCTTTTCCCTAGCTCCATCACTCTCCCATTCCAATTCCCACACCCCCTGACAGCCTACCCTGGGAACTTCCCACCATCCCCCGTCCATCACTCTACGCCGTACCGGAgtctcctcttcttcgctGCTATCCACGAATACGTCTTCGAG CCTGGCCTCCCGTTCACATCGGCGCACTATTCGTACGCCTTTGCTTCCCCTACGCAGCACTACCTATCCGCCAAGaccctcttttccttcttccAGACCTCTTCTACCTCTTCTTCCCTCATCTCCCACCCTTCCCCTACTACTCCTTTCCTCCTTCTTCGTCTCTCCAGCTCACGACGAAATCTGGATCGCCAGTCT CGGCAGAGATTCCGATCCCGCTCCCGACCACACATCTCACTCGTCATTGTCGTCGTCAACGTCTTCCCGATCACTTGCCGGTCCTATGATCGTGTCACTCGCTCAGCAACAATAACAGCACTGCTAGTCACTATCTTTA CTACATCGTCCGAACTACTGCTGCCGCCATTATTCTCTCTCCATCATCCAGAGTATAGCTTGGTCGGCTTCTCTTGGCTGCTCTCACCAGCGATTGTGTATACCTCACCTTCCCCCGCCTCTCAAGGACGACACCCACTCACAACCGTCAAGCTGGACGAAAAACAACTAGAAGTTTTTATTCGGACAATGGGAGCTAAGCTGCCCAATCCGCATCGCGTCTGCAGCATGCGTAACCCACTTACGAGAACGCTGCTTTTTGCAGTCGTCGTCCTCATCGTCATGGCCCTCACCCTCAGGAACGATGCCATCGACGTTCGCGGCCGCATTATGAAGACGGGTGCCGGTGTCAAGTCATCAATCACGCATCAGCAGCCCCTGGACCCCGTCAAGTCGCACGGCTCCTCGTCGCTTTCCGAAAAGATCCCCGCCGAGCCCGCTCCCTCCTCAAGCCACGTCATGAACTGCGATATCAACACCGACCACATCAAGACCCTCAAGGACAAGTACGGCCTTTCCGAGAAGATTCACTACTTCAAGCGCTACGTCAGGTTCAGTCGCAAGCCCATTCAGCGCAAGGGTTACACTGTTTTGGATCAGGAGTTCCTCCCCAAGAAGTTCAAGACTGTCGACATCACAAAGTCGTACGCCCCTGAGGAGTGCCACGAGCCCCTGGATGTCCCCGTCACACAGTCTTCCTACCCTTCCACCGTCAACGCCTCCGACTTCATGTTCGCTGTTTCTACTACCTACAAGCGTTTCAATGACCCCAAGACAAGCCCGATTAAGGAATGGGCTCACTGGCTTACCGACAGCAACGGAAAGTCCAATGGCGGCAAGCTTTTGCTGTTGCTTCTTGACGCTAGCGACGCTGAGTTGAAGGACGCCAGCGACAGGCTCAAGAGGGTTGGAATTGACGCCGACGTCGCCCACTCCGACCCCTCCATGGAGATGGCTGTTCGCTACCTTACCCTGGTGCCTTATCTGTACAACCACCCTGAGAGAAAGACCAGAAAGTGGCTCGTCACTTGTGACGATGACACCTTCTTCCCCAGCATGCACGGTCTGATTGACAAGTTTGCTACCTTCGACCACCTCGACCCTCTCTACATCGGAACCCTTTCCGAGGACGTCAACGCCATTCACCGCCACGGCTCTCAGGCTTTCGGCGGTGCTGGTGTCTTCCTCAGCGTCCCTCTCGCGGCTGCCATTAACCAGCTCTACGAGTCTTGCAAGACGGAGACCAAGATCAAGGAGGCCAACTCAGGCTGGGGTCCTCAGGGCGATATCCTTCTCCGCAAGTGTATCTACGAAAATACCGAGGTTCGTCTGACCAATATTTGGGAGCTTTGGCAATTGGACTTGTACGGCGACCCAGCCGGCTTCTACGAGTCTGGTATCAAGCCCTTGAGCTTGCACCATTACAAGGGCGGCGGTTGGCATTACGCCATGCCCCTCCAGTCTGCCAAGGTCGGACACGCTTGTGGAGAGGATTGCGCCTACCAGCGTTTCATTACTGCTGACGACTTCATCATCGCCAACGGATTCAGCGTTGCCCACTACCCCCAAGGTATCGACTTCAACTTGGATCAGATGGAACGCACCTTCACTCCTGCTCCGGATGACATTGGCTGGAACTTGGACTACATGTTCGGCCCCCAGCGCAGATCTTTGCACAAGACCGGTCGCAAGATTGCTTGGGAATTGCAAGAGGCCCACGTACAGGAGGATGGATCCGTACTTCAGGTGTACACTCGTCGGAAGGATGATGAGCGGTGGGTTGAGGAGGATGGCGAGCCGATGAGCAAGATTGACGGTGTCATTGAGCTC GGTGATTCTGGCATTGCAAAAAAGCTCAAGGATGGATCAAAGCCCATTCGCAGCTCATTTCACGCATTTGTTCAACCCAGGACACCCCGGCCTGTTCGCAATAGCTGCCCTTCAGCTGAAATGGCACGGGCCCGTTTCGATTCAGACGGCAGCAAAAAAGTCAATCTGGCCGACAAAGAACGACAGGTTGCATTGCCCAGGGCACCTACCTACAATTACGACAACACCCCTGGACAGGATCATAATTATAATCCGCTGACCGTGATACCCTCATTAAAACACAACAACACTCTTCTTCGATTCGACTCGCATCTCGACTTCGGCATACAGCTCGCATTGAGCTTCGGC ATGGATTGCGTCGACGGATCGCGCAATCGGCACATAGACCT GTCAACCACCTGGTATGGTTTGATTTTGGTGCAAGGAAAGGCAAACATCGGTGCCTATGTAGAGTTCCAGAACAG CCACGCCCCGCCCCCACCCGAGGCAGGCTCGCGCCACAATGCACTCGTGCCCCGCCAAC CTCGAGGTTCTACAACGACGTCCCCTAAGCCCCGAGAGGCACTCTTCCACCATGGCGACGTGAGTATTGCCTTCATACACCCCAGTGTCTCTCCTAACTTTCTCGTCATGGCCAGCATTTCGAATATTCTGTCGTTGCCGTTCCGCAAGTCCACACAGCTCTCGCTCTCGTCGACGATACGACAGTACATCAACACCAAGTATGACCAACACCCGGACATGTTTCGTCAGGACCTCGAGGTCATCGACGCCCTACGACGAGATGCGGTCAACGTGAGGGAACCGCACCCTAGCGGCGTGAAAAAGCTGCAGGCCTATGCGGGACAGCTCGTGTGGATCGGGGGCAAGTTCCCGATCGAC ATCGGGGCTGAGTTTACCTGGTACCCAGCATTGGGTTACAACACTGAACGACCGATGGTGCGAAACAACCTCAAATACGAACTCATGAACATTCTCTACAACTTGGCCTCCCTCTACTCCCAACTTGCGGTCGCGCAATCAAGATCTGGTACGGAAGGTCTCAAGACGGCCGCGGGCCACTTTGCCTCGGCGTCTGGAGTACTAGAACATATGCTGAAGGAAGTCCTGCCCGAACTGCGCATGTCTGACCCGCCCGAAGACATGGACGCCAACACCCTCGAGTCTCTGTCCCAACTGCTCCTGGCACAGTCGCAAGAGTGCTTCTGGCAAAAGGCAGTCATGGACGGGTACAAGGATGCCATCATTGCTAGGCTGGCCGCTCGTGTCTCCGATCTCTACAACTCTGCGGGGGAGGCTGCTATGAAGAGTGAGGCGATCAGCTCTGCTTGGATCCACCACATGAGCGCAAAGCACCACCACTTCGCTGGTGCTGCGCAATACCGGGCCGCATGCGATTGTCTCGAGAAGAGGAAATATGGCGAAGAGGTTGCTCGCTTGCAGGACGCTGTGAGCTGTGTCAACGAGGGCTTGAAGGAGAGTCGGGGTGGCTACCTTAATAAGGCGGTGCTCGAGGATCTTAATGGTCTGAAACGAAAGGTTGAAGAAGATCTCAAAAGGGCAGAGAAGGACAATGACGTTATCTACCTTC AACCTGTACCGCCAAAGTCGGAGCTCAAAATTCTTGACAGAGCCAATATGGCAGTCGCTAGAGTGCCTCCGCAAATAGCCAACCCGTTTGACTACCTCGGGGATCAGGCCGAATTCGGTCCAGCACTTTTCACAAAACTAGTTCCGTTCTCCGTTCACGCCGCCATCACTATTTACGAGCAACTGCGCGATCGCATAGTCAACGAAAACATTATTGGTCAGATGGAAACGCAGACAGAAAAGCTTCATGCCATGCTCAGCTCTATCAATCTCCCGGGTTCGCTGCAGGCACTTGAGAAACCGCTTGGTCTGCCTCACAGTTTGGTCCACCACGCGGAGGAAATACGGCAGGCAGATGCTATAGGAAGGATTCAACGGGCCTTCTCGGATATCGATAAGTTACGGACTGCCGACATCGCCATCTTCAACGAAGGTAAAGCGATACTGGCagccgaagaggaggaggacaacCGAATGAGACGGAAGTACGGCACAGACAGATGGTCAAGACCGGAAAGTCGCAGCGACCCCCAGGGAGGCCAGTTCTGGGCTCAAGTAGCCGAGATCGAAGGCTACTTTGCGAGCAGTACCAGCAGTGATGCGGTCGTTCGAGAGAAGTACAAGGAGGTACAGGACTTGCTCGAGATGCTCTCTGGATCCGATCGAGCCATCATGGACTATGTGCCTTCATCCAGGCGCATGGACATCCCAGAGCACCTGAAGCCGGTAATAGGTAGGCTTCGGGGGGCTTATAATGATGTCCTGCGACTTGAGTCCAAAAGGAGAAAAAAGGCTGAGGTGCTGCGGGAGAAGGCGAGGACGGACGACATCAAGCCGGATATCCTGAAAGAAGCTGCACGACTCGAGAGAACATACCCGACAACAGCAATTGTCCCGGCCCACTTTGAGGACTTTTTCGAGAAGCGTCTTGACAAGCTTTATGACTCTGAGATCGAAGCGGTGGCCAAGGAAGAAGACGAGCAAGAGCGCCTCATGACTGAGGTGCAGAGAGTCAACCGAGAGTTTGAGAGTCAAAAGAAGAATATGTCGAGTGGTAGTCGCGAGCGGGAGCTGGCACTTCAGAAGCTTGACAATGCCTACTACAAGTACAAAGAAATCGTCAACAACGTGGACGTCGGTCGCAAGTTCTACAATGACTTGAGCAAGGTCGTGGGCCAGAACTTTCGCGATCCTGTCAAGGCCTGGGCTGCAGAGCGGCGGATGGACGCCAAGAGTCTTGAGGA GGAGGTCAGCATGCCGCCGCTCAATTCACTGAACCTGAACCGATCCCCGGTCCACTCCCCGACCGGCTCAAACTACGACCCGCGGCCCCAATCCTACTTTAGCGCCAGCGTCGTCCCCGGTACAACagcccagcagcagcagccaccGTCGCGGCACGAGGTTCACTCTCCCGCTGAGGCACATATTCAGTCATGGGCCGGGTCGACTGTCGAGCCCCAGCACCCGAGACCCGCGGCGGGAATGTCGAGCATGTGGCAGCCGGATATGGGCATCAAGTTCGGAGCTCAGCCAGGTGCACCAGCACCTCCCGGCGGATCAACACAAGGCCAGGGCCCGGCAAGCCAGCCGCCGCAAGGAGGCACCTGGAACCCGTCCTCTGGGATCAAGTTCGGTTAG